A genomic segment from Glycine soja cultivar W05 chromosome 20, ASM419377v2, whole genome shotgun sequence encodes:
- the LOC114403399 gene encoding UPF0603 protein At1g54780, chloroplastic-like has product MGTIFPPHSLSPLLNIKPSPSRILLAPSPQPKSNSLFCSKPIVSSLRKNQTLSPKPSSGTSWLAHAQQGLAALAISLALNFSPVLFNGNALASEFDVLNEGPPKDSYVFDDAGVLSRVTRSDLKQLLSDLESRKNFRINFITVRKLTSKADAFEYADQVLERWYPSVEEGNKKGIVVLVTSQKEGAVTGGPAFVEAVGEKILDATVSENLPVLATDEKYNEAIFSTAKRLAAAIDGLPDPGGPTVKDNKRESNFKTKEETEEKRGQFTLVVGGLLVIAFVVPMAQYYAYVSKK; this is encoded by the exons ATGGGAACTATTTTTCCtcctcactctctctctccacTCCTCAACATCAAACCTTCACCCTCAAGAATTCTCTTGGCTCCCTCTCCGCAACCCAAGTCAAATTCTCTCTTTTGCTCGAAACCCATTGTTTCTAGTCTCAGAAAGAACCAAACTTTATCTCCTAAACCTTCATCAGGCACAAGCTGGTTGGCTCATGCTCAACAAGGCCTAGCAGCTTTGGCTATCTCCTTGGCACTCAACTTTAGCCCAGTTTTGTTCAATGGCAATGCACTGGCATCTGAGTTTGATGTACTTAACGAGGGTCCACCCAAAGATTCTTATGTGTTTGATGATGCAGGAGTGCTTAGTAGGGTAACCAGGTCCGATTTGAAGCAGTTGTTGTCTGATTTGGAATCAAGGAAGAACTTCCGGATCAATTTTATAACTGTTCGAAAGCTCACG AGCAAAGCTGATGCATTTGAGTATGCTGACCAAGTCTTGGAGCGTTGGTACCCTTCTGTAGAAGAAGGGAACAAGAAGGGTATTGTGGTGCTTGTCACGAGTCAGAAAGAAGGAGCAGTCACTGGTGGCCCGGCTTTTGTTGAAGCTGTGGGGGAAAAGATCCTTGATGCTACCGTCTCAGAGAACCTTCCTG TATTGGCTACGGATGAGAAGTACAATGAAGCTATTTTTAGCACTGCTAAACGGCTAGCTGCTGCCATTGATGGGCTTCCAGATCCTGGTGGGCCAACAGTTAAAGACAACAAACGTGAGTCTAATTTCAAAACCAAGGAAGAGACAGAAGAGAAGCGTGGACAATTCACTCTTGTAGTTGGAGGTTTGTTGGTCATTGCATTCGTTGTTCCTATGGCACAGTACTATGCCtatgtatccaaaaaataa